In a single window of the Mus musculus strain C57BL/6J chromosome 6, GRCm38.p6 C57BL/6J genome:
- the Pthlh gene encoding parathyroid hormone-related protein preproprotein — MLRRLVQQWSVLVFLLSYSVPSRGRSVEGLGRRLKRAVSEHQLLHDKGKSIQDLRRRFFLHHLIAEIHTAEIRATSEVSPNSKPAPNTKNHPVRFGSDDEGRYLTQETNKVETYKEQPLKTPGKKKKGKPGKRREQEKKKRRTRSAWPSTAASGLLEDPLPHTSRPSLEPSLRTH, encoded by the exons ATGCTGCGGAGGCTGGTTCAGCAGTGGAGTGTCCTGGTATTCCTGCTCAGCTACTCCGTGCCCTCCCGCGGGCGTTCGGTGGAGGGGCTTGGCCGCAGGCT CAAACGCGCTGTGTCTGAACATCAGCTACTGCATGACAAGGGCAAGTCCATCCAAGACTTGCGCCGCCGTTTCTTCCTCCACCATCTGATCGCGGAGATCCACACAGCCGAAATCAGAGCTACCTCGGAGGTGTCCCCCAACTCCAAACCTGCTCCCAACACCAAAAACCACCCCGTGCGGTTTGGGTCAGACGATGAGGGCAGATACCTAACTCAGGAAACCAACAAGGTGGAGACGTACAAAGAACAGCCACTCAAGACACccgggaagaagaagaaaggcaagcCTGGGAAACGCAGAGAACAGGAGAAAAAGAAGCGAAGGACTCGGTCTGCCTGGCCAAGCACAGCTGCGAGTGGCCTGCTTGAGGACCCCCTGCCCCACACCTCCAGGCCCTCGCTGGAGCCCAGCTTAAG GACGCATTGA